Proteins co-encoded in one Flavobacterium fluviale genomic window:
- a CDS encoding DUF72 domain-containing protein, translating into MKNQVLIGCSSFYNSFWKNIFYPKNLPSKNWFDFYCQHFNTYEFNGSFYKFPTIRVFENWYNKTPESFLFSIKVPKEITHIKKLHDCESLLNDFYTVCKLGLKEKLAAILFQFPPSYTFSSEKLGDIIACLNYNFQNVIEFRHESWWNEEVWTTFKENNITFCSVSHPDLPQTIFKDFPLIYLRFHGVPRMFYSSYSREELIDVNHKINSQKGFAYFNNTASEAGILNALELKRMNI; encoded by the coding sequence ATGAAAAATCAAGTATTAATAGGTTGCTCCAGTTTTTATAACAGCTTTTGGAAAAATATTTTTTATCCAAAGAATCTGCCTTCCAAAAATTGGTTTGATTTTTACTGCCAGCATTTTAATACCTATGAGTTTAATGGCAGTTTTTATAAATTTCCGACCATTAGAGTTTTTGAAAACTGGTATAATAAAACACCGGAATCTTTTTTGTTTTCGATTAAAGTTCCGAAAGAAATAACCCATATCAAAAAACTGCACGATTGTGAAAGTCTTTTAAATGACTTTTATACGGTCTGCAAGTTAGGATTGAAAGAAAAACTTGCAGCTATTTTATTTCAGTTTCCGCCAAGCTATACTTTTAGCAGTGAAAAATTAGGAGATATAATAGCATGCTTAAATTACAATTTTCAAAACGTTATCGAATTTCGACATGAAAGCTGGTGGAATGAGGAAGTATGGACGACCTTCAAAGAAAATAATATTACGTTTTGCAGTGTGAGTCATCCAGACCTTCCGCAGACTATTTTTAAAGATTTTCCGCTTATTTATCTTCGATTTCACGGCGTTCCCAGAATGTTTTATTCCAGTTATTCTCGAGAAGAATTGATTGATGTAAACCATAAAATTAATTCTCAAAAAGGATTTGCTTATTTTAATAATACCGCAAGTGAAGCTGGAATTTTGAATGCTTTAGAATTAAAAAGGATGAATATTTAG
- a CDS encoding pyridoxamine 5'-phosphate oxidase family protein: MGDHKDLTDEFAVDKIKDLAENIKTCMFCTYNEYRLQSRPMSVQKIDDQGNLWFLSDRNSSHNAEISLNPMVELFFSEPHDKFLTLHGTASIQYDKETIKELYDPIVKVWMPGGEDDPNLSVIKVVPEDGYYWNNKNGKIVAIAKMTAAYVTGKTMDDGIEGTLKL, translated from the coding sequence ATGGGAGATCATAAAGACCTTACAGATGAATTTGCAGTAGATAAAATAAAAGATCTTGCAGAGAATATTAAAACATGCATGTTTTGTACTTATAATGAATACAGACTTCAATCAAGACCAATGTCTGTTCAAAAAATTGATGACCAGGGAAATCTTTGGTTTTTATCAGACCGAAACAGCAGTCACAATGCTGAAATTTCTTTAAATCCAATGGTTGAATTATTTTTTTCTGAACCACACGACAAGTTTTTAACGCTTCATGGAACAGCATCAATTCAATATGATAAAGAAACTATCAAAGAACTATACGATCCAATTGTAAAAGTATGGATGCCAGGCGGCGAAGATGATCCGAATTTAAGTGTTATTAAAGTAGTTCCAGAAGATGGTTATTACTGGAACAACAAAAACGGAAAAATCGTAGCAATTGCTAAGATGACTGCCGCATATGTAACTGGAAAAACAATGGATGACGGAATTGAAGGAACTTTGAAATTATAA
- a CDS encoding response regulator: protein MNTKTTLEKSMMNYTIFYTDDDEDDLSIFADAVESIPQKITLQTYSAGDKLLDAIFNPPPTPHVVFLDLNMPGKNGYDVLEEIRNSEDKKDIPVVIYSTSSEPGIIEKCRSLGANCFITKPVLMSDIIKSIEHAITINWNQFVPNKSNFVYKY, encoded by the coding sequence TTGAATACAAAAACGACACTCGAAAAATCCATGATGAACTATACTATATTTTATACTGATGACGATGAAGATGATTTGAGCATTTTTGCCGACGCGGTAGAGTCAATACCACAAAAAATTACACTTCAAACTTATTCAGCAGGAGATAAGCTGCTTGATGCTATTTTTAATCCGCCGCCAACGCCGCATGTCGTTTTTCTAGATTTAAATATGCCTGGAAAAAATGGTTATGATGTTTTAGAAGAAATACGAAATTCTGAGGATAAAAAAGATATTCCAGTTGTAATATATTCTACATCAAGCGAGCCTGGTATTATCGAAAAATGCCGCAGCCTTGGAGCTAACTGCTTTATTACCAAACCCGTTTTAATGAGCGATATTATTAAATCGATAGAACACGCCATTACTATAAACTGGAATCAATTTGTACCAAACAAATCTAATTTTGTCTACAAATACTAA
- a CDS encoding PAS domain-containing protein, whose protein sequence is MLNNNYYFLANGGEMGELTRAKDWSKTAIGAVESWPQSLRTTIGILLNSKFPMFLFWGPDHICFYNDAYRPSLGNDGKHPSILGEKGADFWPEIWDFIKPLIDQVLTKGEATWHEDQLLPIYRNGQMEDVYWTFSYSPVNDDDGKINGVLVICNETTNQVNIHKKLEESNVRSLNNILQAPNAMCIFRGPEYTIEIANKLMLEIWERTEEEVLNKPVFEALPEVGNQGLEEIIKNVYTTGETFTANELPVTLNRKGTPVTNYINVTYEALKESDGKISGILAVANDVTLQVLSRTAVEDSEKRFRNIVKQLPLGIGILKGPDLIVEMANSTYLHIIDKNEEDVLNRPIFESVPEAKETVLPLLKNVFETGVPYYTDELPVRLNRYNKEELGYFNLVFYPLKEENNSISGVIVVSYEVTEEVKSRHLLTESEKAFRKIVMESPIAMAIFRGKDQIIEMANLTMMHNIWQKEEKDTIGKPLLEVFPELENQKYPELLNEVVSNGKTIREYEAIAYVDIKGKLKKFYLDYEYTALFEKNGQPSGVMVTVNDVTSKVKARKKVENAEERARLAAEIGEIATWDLDLQNKKLIYSDNLLDVFGFEKNAKITHQDVRSRVLAEDDHIIVEAFEKALQTSIYKYEARIHKLDNSISWIKVHGRIFFDENNDPSKMLGTLMDITDEKNSQEILMKNEAKFRLLADSMPQLIWTSDTLGNLNYFNETFYKFCGLSKEEIDKNGWLQIVHPDDREENVKLWMNSVKTGNDYLFVHRFKRYDGEYRWQLSRAIAQLDEKGNIQMWVGSSTDIEDQKNFTNQLEEQIIERTTQLELTNRDLVNMNIELQSFAYISSHDLQEPLRKIQTFASRLADLDEKNISDNARTYLTRIELSAKRMQNLIQDLLAYSRANSADRVFTVVNIDEIAEEVISDFSDRIEEKKAEIKYHNLGEATLIQFQFRQLLHNLVENALKFSRKGVAPKVEISSALIKGSTLPNAEYKDKMYHHFKVSDNGIGFDLLYKDKIFEVFQRLNTESEYRGTGIGLAIVKKIVENHKGIIMVSSEKDKGSVFNIYIPDLSC, encoded by the coding sequence ATGCTTAATAATAATTATTATTTTCTGGCCAATGGAGGAGAAATGGGAGAGCTTACACGTGCTAAGGATTGGAGTAAAACTGCCATTGGCGCTGTAGAATCTTGGCCTCAAAGCCTTCGTACTACTATAGGAATTCTACTGAACTCCAAGTTCCCTATGTTTTTATTCTGGGGACCAGATCATATTTGTTTTTATAATGATGCTTACCGTCCAAGTCTTGGAAATGATGGCAAACACCCCTCAATTCTTGGTGAAAAAGGTGCTGATTTCTGGCCGGAAATCTGGGATTTTATTAAACCTTTAATAGATCAGGTACTTACCAAGGGAGAAGCTACATGGCATGAAGATCAGCTGCTTCCCATCTATAGAAATGGGCAGATGGAAGATGTTTACTGGACCTTCAGCTACAGTCCTGTAAACGACGACGACGGAAAAATAAATGGCGTTCTGGTAATTTGCAATGAAACCACAAATCAGGTAAATATTCATAAAAAACTGGAAGAAAGTAATGTGCGCTCTCTCAATAATATTCTTCAGGCTCCAAATGCGATGTGTATTTTTAGAGGTCCAGAATATACTATTGAAATTGCTAACAAACTAATGCTTGAAATTTGGGAAAGAACGGAAGAAGAAGTTCTAAACAAACCTGTTTTTGAAGCACTTCCAGAAGTAGGAAATCAAGGTTTAGAAGAAATCATAAAAAATGTTTACACTACGGGCGAAACATTTACAGCAAACGAGCTTCCTGTAACATTAAATCGAAAAGGCACACCAGTTACTAATTATATAAATGTTACCTACGAAGCTTTAAAAGAATCTGACGGTAAAATTTCTGGTATTCTGGCTGTTGCAAATGATGTCACACTTCAGGTTTTGTCCCGCACAGCCGTTGAAGATAGTGAAAAGCGTTTCAGGAATATTGTAAAACAGCTTCCGTTAGGAATTGGTATTTTAAAAGGTCCAGATCTGATTGTTGAAATGGCCAATAGCACCTATCTGCATATTATTGATAAGAACGAGGAAGACGTTTTAAACAGACCTATTTTTGAATCGGTTCCAGAGGCAAAAGAAACCGTTCTTCCTTTATTAAAAAACGTTTTTGAAACAGGTGTTCCCTATTATACAGATGAGCTTCCGGTTAGATTAAATCGTTATAACAAAGAGGAATTGGGTTATTTTAACCTCGTATTTTATCCTTTAAAAGAAGAAAACAATTCTATTTCTGGCGTGATTGTGGTTTCGTACGAAGTTACTGAAGAAGTAAAATCAAGGCATTTACTGACCGAAAGTGAAAAAGCATTTCGAAAAATTGTAATGGAATCTCCTATTGCAATGGCTATCTTTAGAGGTAAAGATCAAATCATCGAAATGGCCAATCTTACCATGATGCATAATATCTGGCAGAAAGAAGAAAAAGATACTATTGGAAAGCCGTTATTAGAGGTTTTTCCAGAATTAGAAAATCAAAAATATCCGGAGTTACTGAATGAAGTGGTTTCTAACGGAAAAACGATCCGAGAGTATGAGGCAATAGCTTATGTTGACATAAAAGGGAAATTAAAAAAATTCTACCTCGATTATGAATACACTGCCCTCTTCGAAAAAAATGGACAGCCATCTGGTGTTATGGTAACTGTAAACGATGTAACCTCGAAGGTTAAGGCCAGAAAAAAAGTAGAAAATGCCGAAGAAAGAGCTCGTCTGGCCGCCGAAATTGGAGAAATTGCTACATGGGATTTAGATCTTCAAAACAAAAAATTAATTTACAGCGATAATCTTTTGGATGTTTTTGGCTTTGAAAAAAACGCTAAAATAACGCATCAGGATGTTCGAAGCCGAGTTCTTGCTGAAGATGATCATATTATTGTAGAAGCTTTTGAAAAGGCTTTACAAACCAGCATTTACAAGTATGAAGCACGTATACACAAGTTAGATAATTCTATCAGCTGGATAAAAGTGCATGGAAGAATATTTTTTGATGAAAATAATGATCCTTCAAAAATGCTGGGAACACTCATGGATATTACTGATGAGAAAAACAGTCAGGAAATATTAATGAAAAATGAGGCAAAATTCAGACTTCTGGCCGATTCTATGCCGCAGCTTATTTGGACAAGTGATACTTTGGGTAATTTGAATTATTTTAACGAAACGTTTTATAAATTCTGTGGTTTATCTAAAGAAGAAATTGATAAAAATGGGTGGCTTCAAATTGTACATCCCGACGATCGTGAAGAAAATGTCAAGCTTTGGATGAATTCTGTTAAAACAGGAAATGATTATTTATTCGTGCATCGTTTTAAACGTTACGATGGAGAATATAGATGGCAGCTGAGCCGTGCAATTGCCCAATTGGACGAAAAAGGGAATATTCAGATGTGGGTAGGTTCTAGTACAGATATTGAAGATCAGAAAAACTTTACCAATCAATTGGAAGAGCAGATTATCGAGCGTACAACACAACTCGAACTCACCAACAGGGATTTAGTAAATATGAATATCGAACTCCAGTCGTTTGCTTATATTTCCAGTCATGACCTTCAGGAACCGCTGCGAAAAATACAAACGTTCGCCAGCCGACTGGCAGATTTGGATGAAAAAAATATCTCTGACAATGCCCGAACTTATTTGACAAGAATTGAACTTTCGGCAAAAAGAATGCAGAATTTAATTCAAGATTTACTTGCTTATTCACGAGCAAACTCGGCAGATCGTGTTTTTACAGTAGTTAATATAGATGAAATTGCAGAAGAAGTTATAAGCGACTTTTCGGATAGAATTGAAGAAAAAAAGGCTGAAATTAAATATCATAATTTAGGAGAAGCAACTCTAATTCAATTTCAATTTAGACAACTGCTGCATAATTTAGTTGAAAATGCACTTAAATTTTCTCGAAAAGGCGTTGCTCCAAAGGTAGAAATTTCGTCAGCTTTAATTAAAGGAAGTACTTTGCCGAATGCTGAATACAAGGATAAAATGTACCATCACTTTAAAGTTTCGGACAATGGAATTGGTTTTGACCTGCTTTATAAAGATAAAATCTTTGAGGTATTTCAGCGTTTGAACACAGAAAGTGAATATAGAGGAACTGGAATTGGCCTTGCGATAGTTAAAAAAATCGTTGAAAACCATAAAGGTATTATTATGGTTTCCAGCGAAAAAGATAAAGGTTCTGTCTTTAATATTTATATTCCCGATTTATCGTGCTAA
- a CDS encoding SemiSWEET family sugar transporter encodes MNYLDILGLFAGTCVTLATIPQILKVWKTKKVKEISLKMFGTLTFGIAIWVVYGILKNDLPIIITNSISLLLNLIMVYFIIYYEKE; translated from the coding sequence ATGAACTACTTAGATATTCTTGGTCTTTTTGCCGGAACCTGCGTTACACTCGCAACGATTCCGCAGATTCTGAAAGTTTGGAAAACAAAAAAAGTAAAAGAGATTTCACTTAAAATGTTTGGCACCCTTACTTTCGGAATTGCGATTTGGGTTGTATATGGTATTTTGAAAAACGATCTACCCATAATAATTACGAACAGTATTTCATTACTTCTAAACCTAATAATGGTTTACTTCATAATTTATTATGAAAAAGAATAA
- a CDS encoding SDR family oxidoreductase, whose amino-acid sequence MKKTKTFPEQKQNLPGNEHMMTPEPEIIRENYVGSGKLLGKTAFITGGDSGIGRSVAVHFAREGANIAIVYLKEDKDALETKKMIENEGRECLLLSGDLKDEKFCKAAIKKCHTTFKDINIIVNNAAVQFPQNELEKITAAQLQKTFETNIYPYFYITKAALSFLKEGDAIINTTSVTAFRGSEHLADYASTKGAIVSFTRSLSSMLAKRKIRVNGVAPGPIWTPLIVASFDKLSDFGKDNPMERAGQPSEVAPAYVFLACEDSSYITGQFIHINGGELVGG is encoded by the coding sequence ATGAAAAAAACGAAAACATTCCCTGAACAAAAACAAAATCTTCCCGGTAATGAACACATGATGACGCCTGAACCAGAAATTATTAGAGAAAATTATGTTGGAAGCGGTAAATTATTGGGCAAAACTGCTTTTATTACCGGCGGTGACAGCGGAATAGGCCGAAGCGTTGCCGTACATTTTGCTAGAGAAGGCGCCAATATAGCGATCGTTTATTTAAAAGAAGACAAAGATGCACTCGAAACTAAAAAGATGATTGAAAATGAAGGCAGAGAATGCCTTTTACTAAGCGGTGATTTAAAAGATGAGAAGTTTTGCAAAGCTGCAATAAAAAAGTGCCATACGACTTTTAAGGATATTAATATAATTGTGAATAATGCAGCCGTGCAGTTTCCTCAAAACGAATTGGAAAAAATAACTGCAGCGCAGCTTCAGAAAACTTTTGAGACCAATATTTACCCCTATTTTTATATTACAAAAGCAGCACTTTCATTTTTAAAAGAAGGAGACGCAATAATCAACACTACGTCGGTAACTGCTTTTCGAGGCAGCGAGCATCTAGCGGACTACGCGAGTACAAAGGGCGCAATTGTAAGTTTTACAAGATCGCTTTCGAGCATGCTGGCTAAAAGAAAAATACGTGTAAATGGTGTTGCACCTGGTCCTATCTGGACACCGCTCATTGTGGCAAGTTTTGATAAATTATCAGATTTTGGAAAAGACAATCCGATGGAAAGAGCTGGACAGCCGTCTGAAGTTGCTCCTGCGTATGTGTTTCTAGCCTGCGAAGACAGCAGTTACATTACTGGACAGTTTATCCATATTAACGGAGGTGAATTAGTTGGCGGGTAA